One region of Streptomyces subrutilus genomic DNA includes:
- a CDS encoding polyribonucleotide nucleotidyltransferase, translated as MENETHYAEAVIDNGSFGTRTIRFETGRLARQAAGSAVAYLDDDTMVLSATTASKKPKDQLDFFPLTVDVEERQYAAGKIPGSFFRREGRPSEDAILTCRLIDRPLRPSFKKGLRNEIQVVATIMALNPDHLYDVVAINAASASTQLAGLPFSGPIGGVRVALIRGQWVAFPTHTELEDAVFDMVVAGRVLEDGDVAIMMVEAEATEKTIALVKGGAQAPTEEIVASGLDAAKPFIKVLCKAQADLAAKAAKPEGEFPVFLDYQDDVYEALAAAVKGDLSQALTIAGKQDREAELDRVKEIAAEKLLPAFEGREKEISAAYRSLTKALVRERVIKDKVRIDGRGLTDIRTLAAEVEAIPRVHGSALFERGETQILGVTTLNMLRMEQQLDTLSPVTRKRYMHNYNFPPYSVGETGRVGSPKRREIGHGALAERAILPVLPTREEFPYAIRQVSEALGSNGSTSMGSVCASTMSLLNAGVPLKAPVAGIAMGLISQEIDGKTHYVALTDILGAEDAFGDMDFKVAGTKEFVTALQLDTKLDGIPASVLAAALKQARDARLHILDVMMEAIDTPDAMSPFAPRIITVKIPVDKIGEVIGPKGKMINQIQEDTGAEITIEDDGTIYIGAADGPAAEAARATINSIANPTMPEVGERYLGTVVKTTTFGAFVSLMPGKDGLLHISQIRKLAGGKRVENVEDVLAVGTKVQVEIAEIDQRGKLSLIPVIDGEAVGDDADKDDSDK; from the coding sequence GTGGAGAACGAGACCCACTACGCCGAGGCCGTCATTGACAACGGTTCCTTCGGCACCCGCACCATCCGCTTCGAGACGGGCCGTCTGGCCCGCCAGGCCGCCGGCTCCGCCGTTGCCTACCTGGACGACGACACGATGGTGCTGTCCGCCACCACCGCGTCGAAGAAGCCCAAGGACCAGCTCGACTTCTTCCCCCTGACGGTGGACGTCGAGGAGCGGCAGTACGCGGCCGGCAAGATCCCCGGCTCCTTCTTCCGCCGTGAGGGCCGCCCCTCCGAGGACGCGATCCTCACCTGCCGCCTGATCGACCGCCCGCTGCGCCCGTCCTTCAAGAAGGGCCTGCGCAACGAGATCCAGGTCGTCGCCACGATCATGGCGCTCAACCCCGACCACCTGTACGACGTCGTCGCGATCAACGCCGCGTCCGCGTCCACCCAGCTGGCCGGCCTGCCCTTCTCCGGCCCGATCGGCGGCGTCCGCGTCGCGCTGATCCGCGGCCAGTGGGTGGCCTTCCCGACGCACACCGAGCTCGAGGACGCCGTCTTCGACATGGTCGTCGCGGGCCGCGTCCTGGAGGACGGCGACGTCGCGATCATGATGGTCGAGGCCGAGGCCACCGAGAAGACCATCGCCCTGGTCAAGGGCGGCGCCCAGGCGCCGACCGAGGAGATCGTGGCCTCGGGCCTCGACGCCGCGAAGCCGTTCATCAAGGTCCTCTGCAAGGCCCAGGCCGACCTGGCCGCCAAGGCCGCGAAGCCCGAGGGCGAGTTCCCGGTCTTCCTGGACTACCAGGACGACGTGTACGAGGCCCTCGCGGCCGCCGTCAAGGGCGACCTCTCCCAGGCGCTGACCATCGCGGGCAAGCAGGACCGCGAGGCCGAGCTGGACCGCGTCAAGGAGATCGCCGCCGAGAAGCTCCTCCCGGCCTTCGAAGGCCGCGAGAAGGAGATCTCCGCCGCCTACCGCAGCCTGACCAAGGCCCTGGTCCGCGAGCGCGTCATCAAGGACAAGGTCCGCATCGACGGCCGCGGGCTCACGGACATCCGTACCCTCGCCGCCGAGGTCGAGGCCATCCCGCGCGTGCACGGCTCGGCGCTGTTCGAGCGTGGCGAGACCCAGATCCTGGGCGTCACCACCCTCAACATGCTCCGCATGGAGCAGCAGCTGGACACCCTCTCCCCGGTGACCCGCAAGCGCTACATGCACAACTACAACTTCCCGCCGTACTCCGTCGGTGAGACCGGCCGCGTGGGCTCGCCCAAGCGCCGCGAGATCGGCCACGGCGCGCTCGCCGAGCGCGCGATCCTGCCGGTCCTCCCGACCCGCGAGGAGTTCCCGTACGCGATCCGCCAGGTGTCCGAGGCCCTCGGCTCCAACGGTTCGACGTCCATGGGCTCGGTCTGCGCCTCGACCATGTCGCTGCTGAACGCCGGTGTGCCCCTCAAGGCCCCCGTCGCCGGCATCGCCATGGGCCTGATCTCCCAGGAGATCGACGGCAAGACCCACTACGTCGCCCTCACCGACATCCTCGGTGCGGAGGACGCCTTCGGCGACATGGACTTCAAGGTCGCCGGCACCAAGGAGTTCGTCACCGCCCTCCAGCTGGACACCAAGCTGGACGGCATCCCGGCCTCCGTCCTGGCCGCGGCCCTCAAGCAGGCCCGTGACGCCCGCCTCCACATCCTCGACGTGATGATGGAAGCGATCGACACGCCGGACGCGATGTCCCCCTTCGCCCCGCGGATCATCACCGTCAAGATCCCGGTGGACAAGATCGGTGAGGTCATCGGCCCCAAGGGCAAGATGATCAACCAGATCCAGGAGGACACCGGCGCCGAGATCACGATCGAGGACGACGGCACCATCTACATCGGTGCCGCCGACGGCCCGGCCGCCGAGGCCGCCCGCGCCACGATCAACAGCATCGCCAACCCGACCATGCCGGAGGTCGGCGAGCGCTACCTGGGTACGGTCGTCAAGACCACCACCTTCGGTGCCTTCGTCTCCCTGATGCCCGGCAAGGACGGCCTGCTGCACATCTCGCAGATCCGCAAGCTCGCCGGTGGCAAGCGCGTGGAGAACGTCGAGGACGTGCTCGCGGTCGGCACCAAGGTCCAGGTGGAGATCGCCGAGATCGACCAGCGCGGCAAGCTCTCCCTGATCCCCGTGATCGACGGTGAGGCCGTCGGCGACGACGCTGACAAGGACGACTCCGACAAGTGA
- the rpsO gene encoding 30S ribosomal protein S15, whose protein sequence is MPLDAATKKQIIAEFGAKEGDTGSPEVQVAMLSRRISDLTEHLKTHKHDHHSRRGLLILVGQRRRLLQYLAKKDIQRFRTLVERLGIRRGAAGAK, encoded by the coding sequence GTGCCGCTCGACGCCGCTACGAAGAAGCAGATCATCGCAGAGTTCGGTGCCAAGGAGGGCGACACCGGCTCTCCCGAGGTCCAGGTCGCGATGCTCTCCCGCCGCATCTCGGACCTGACCGAGCACCTCAAGACGCACAAGCACGACCACCACTCCCGTCGTGGTCTGCTGATCCTGGTCGGCCAGCGTCGCCGCCTGCTGCAGTACCTGGCCAAGAAGGACATCCAGCGCTTCCGTACGCTGGTCGAGCGCCTCGGCATCCGCCGCGGTGCGGCCGGCGCCAAGTAA
- a CDS encoding M16 family metallopeptidase: MMSRSSRVTARPSSEGRAVARTQTLLNGQNGIGTVRRTVLPGGLRIVTETLPSVRSATFGIWAHVGSRDETPTLNGATHYLEHLLFKGTDKRSALDISSAIDAVGGEMNAFTAKEYTCYYARVLDTDLPLAIDVVCDMLTGSLIREEDVDAERGVILEEIAMTEDDPGDMVHDLFAQTMYGDTPLGRPVLGTVDTINALGADRIRRFYKKHYDPTHLVVAAAGNVDHNKVVRQVRAAFEKAGALTRTDAEPIGPRTGTRRIRTSGRVELVGRKTEQAHVVLGMPGLARTDERRWALGVLNTALGGGMSSRLFQEVREKRGLAYSVYSYTSGFADTGLFGVYAGCRPNQVHDVLRICRDELDKVATEGLGDEEIKRAVGQLSGSTVLGLEDTGAIMNRIGKSELCWGDQMSVDDMLARIAAVTPDDVRSVAQDVLAQRPSLAVIGPLKEKQAARLDEAVA, encoded by the coding sequence GTGATGTCGCGTAGTTCCCGTGTGACGGCCCGCCCCTCTTCGGAGGGGCGGGCCGTCGCCCGTACCCAAACCCTTCTCAACGGACAGAACGGCATCGGCACCGTCCGGCGCACCGTCCTGCCCGGCGGACTGCGCATCGTCACCGAGACGCTGCCCTCCGTCCGCTCCGCCACCTTCGGCATCTGGGCGCACGTCGGCTCCCGTGACGAGACGCCCACCCTGAACGGCGCCACGCACTACCTGGAGCACCTCCTCTTCAAGGGCACCGACAAGCGCAGCGCCCTCGACATCTCCTCCGCCATCGACGCGGTCGGCGGCGAGATGAACGCCTTCACGGCGAAGGAGTACACCTGCTACTACGCCCGGGTGCTCGACACCGACCTGCCGCTGGCCATCGACGTGGTCTGCGACATGCTCACCGGCTCGCTGATCCGCGAGGAGGACGTCGACGCCGAGCGCGGAGTCATCCTCGAAGAGATCGCGATGACCGAGGACGACCCGGGCGACATGGTCCACGACCTGTTCGCGCAGACCATGTACGGGGACACCCCCCTGGGCCGGCCCGTCCTCGGCACCGTCGACACGATCAACGCCCTGGGCGCCGACCGGATCCGCCGCTTCTACAAGAAGCACTACGACCCGACCCACCTCGTGGTGGCCGCCGCCGGCAACGTCGACCACAACAAGGTCGTACGCCAGGTCCGCGCCGCCTTCGAGAAGGCCGGCGCGCTCACCCGCACCGACGCCGAGCCGATCGGCCCGCGCACCGGCACCCGCCGCATCCGCACCTCCGGCCGCGTCGAGCTGGTGGGCCGCAAGACCGAACAGGCCCACGTGGTCCTCGGCATGCCCGGCCTCGCCCGCACCGACGAGCGCCGCTGGGCGCTGGGCGTGCTGAACACCGCGCTGGGCGGCGGCATGTCCTCCCGCCTGTTCCAGGAGGTCCGGGAGAAGCGGGGCCTGGCCTACAGCGTGTACTCGTACACCTCCGGCTTCGCCGACACCGGCCTCTTCGGCGTGTACGCGGGCTGCCGCCCCAACCAGGTCCACGACGTGCTCCGGATCTGCCGCGACGAGCTCGACAAGGTCGCCACCGAGGGGCTGGGCGACGAGGAGATCAAGCGGGCCGTCGGCCAGCTCTCCGGGTCGACCGTCCTCGGCCTGGAGGACACCGGCGCGATCATGAACCGCATCGGCAAGAGCGAGCTGTGCTGGGGCGACCAGATGTCGGTCGACGACATGCTGGCCCGGATCGCCGCCGTGACCCCGGACGACGTCCGCTCGGTCGCACAGGATGTACTGGCCCAGCGGCCCTCGCTCGCAGTGATCGGCCCGCTGAAGGAGAAGCAGGCCGCCCGTCTCGACGAAGCGGTCGCCTAG
- the dapB gene encoding 4-hydroxy-tetrahydrodipicolinate reductase, with protein MSKLRVAVLGAQGRIGSEAVKAVEAAEDMELVAALGRGDKLETLAEAGAQVAVELTTPASVMENLDFLIRHGIHGVVGTTGWTADRLAQLDTWLAASPKTGVLIAPNFSIGAVLTMKFAAQAARYFESVEVIELHHPNKVDAPSGTATRTAELIAAARAEAGLGAQPDATSTALDGARGADVSGVPVHAVRLRGLLAHQEVLLGGEGETLTIRHDSLHHSSFMPGILLGARRVTQTPGLTFGLEHFLDLG; from the coding sequence ATGAGCAAGCTGCGCGTGGCAGTCCTCGGCGCACAGGGCCGCATCGGCTCCGAGGCGGTCAAGGCGGTCGAGGCCGCCGAGGACATGGAGCTGGTGGCGGCCCTCGGCCGCGGCGACAAGCTGGAGACGCTGGCCGAGGCCGGCGCCCAGGTCGCCGTGGAGCTGACCACCCCGGCCTCGGTGATGGAGAACCTGGACTTCCTGATCCGCCACGGCATCCACGGGGTGGTCGGCACCACCGGATGGACCGCGGACCGCCTCGCGCAGCTCGACACCTGGCTCGCGGCTTCCCCCAAGACCGGTGTGCTCATCGCGCCGAACTTCTCCATCGGCGCCGTCCTCACCATGAAGTTCGCCGCCCAGGCCGCCCGCTACTTCGAGTCCGTCGAGGTCATCGAGCTGCACCACCCCAACAAGGTCGACGCCCCCTCGGGCACCGCGACCCGCACGGCGGAGCTCATCGCGGCCGCCCGGGCCGAGGCCGGCCTCGGGGCCCAGCCCGACGCCACCTCCACCGCGCTCGACGGAGCCCGCGGCGCGGACGTCTCCGGCGTCCCCGTGCACGCCGTCCGCCTGCGGGGCCTGCTGGCCCATCAGGAGGTGCTGCTCGGCGGCGAGGGCGAGACCCTGACCATCCGTCACGACTCCCTGCACCACAGCAGCTTCATGCCGGGCATCCTGCTCGGCGCGCGCCGCGTGACGCAGACCCCGGGCCTCACCTTCGGCCTGGAACACTTCCTCGACCTCGGCTGA